A stretch of Carnobacteriaceae bacterium zg-C25 DNA encodes these proteins:
- a CDS encoding winged helix-turn-helix transcriptional regulator: MNDNEQLVFELIKNNPFISQQEIADVVGLSRPAIANMISSLVKKGFILGKAYIVNRTETVVCIGAANVDKKIKTTHRLQPYTSNPVTSMTSIGGVCRNVAENLGRLGQEVVLISVAGNDSEWAYIKELSSPFMDTEAVVTIEGQSTGTYTALLDNDGEMYLGLADMSVYDALTPDVLSKQSQYLQQAKCIVMDLNCPKESIEYICSFAKKHEIPLILITVSEPKMERMPDDLSAVKCLITNVGETCAFFKTTLETDEDYERIVRQWQSLGVETVVLTQGAKRIIAANKAIHWYDVKALDGNQIADVTGAGDSFTAAFIDSYLNESHTMDDHVLAGMTNAYHTIQVYQTVRQNLTKDKLLEEIKEYRNE; the protein is encoded by the coding sequence ATGAACGATAATGAGCAACTTGTTTTTGAGTTGATTAAAAATAATCCGTTTATTTCACAACAAGAAATAGCTGATGTTGTTGGGTTATCACGTCCTGCAATTGCCAATATGATTTCATCGTTAGTGAAAAAAGGATTTATTTTAGGTAAAGCCTACATTGTCAACCGTACTGAAACGGTTGTGTGTATCGGTGCAGCCAATGTTGATAAAAAAATTAAAACGACACATCGTCTACAGCCGTACACGTCTAATCCTGTAACATCAATGACATCAATCGGTGGTGTTTGTCGAAATGTAGCGGAAAACTTAGGTCGATTAGGTCAAGAGGTTGTTTTAATTTCTGTTGCTGGAAACGATTCAGAATGGGCGTACATTAAAGAATTGTCCAGTCCGTTTATGGATACTGAAGCAGTTGTGACAATTGAAGGGCAGTCTACAGGCACGTACACCGCGTTACTAGATAATGACGGCGAAATGTATTTGGGTCTTGCAGATATGTCTGTTTATGACGCACTAACACCTGACGTATTAAGTAAGCAATCACAATATTTACAACAAGCCAAGTGCATTGTGATGGATTTAAATTGTCCGAAAGAATCAATTGAATACATTTGTTCGTTTGCGAAAAAACATGAGATACCACTTATTTTAATTACGGTTTCTGAACCAAAAATGGAACGAATGCCAGATGATTTAAGCGCCGTAAAATGTTTAATTACCAACGTTGGTGAAACCTGTGCGTTTTTCAAAACGACGTTAGAAACCGATGAAGATTATGAACGTATCGTGCGACAATGGCAATCATTAGGTGTTGAAACGGTGGTCTTAACACAAGGGGCAAAGCGTATTATTGCAGCGAATAAAGCGATTCATTGGTACGATGTTAAAGCACTAGACGGCAATCAAATTGCAGATGTTACGGGAGCAGGTGATTCGTTTACAGCGGCGTTTATTGACTCCTATTTAAATGAATCACATACAATGGACGATCATGTGTTAGCGGGAATGACGAACGCGTATCATACCATTCAAGTGTATCAAACGGTAAGACAAAATTTAACAAAAGACAAATTATTAGAAGAAATCAAGGAGTATCGTAATGAATAA
- a CDS encoding pseudouridine-5'-phosphate glycosidase encodes MNKYIVLSQEVQEGMAKGLPVVALESTIISHGMPYPKNVEMARTVEQIIRDNGAVPATIAIIDGKIRVGLSNEELEMFGSSKGIAKVSRRDMADVLASGKLGATTVATTMIGAELAGIKFFVTGGLGGVHRGWETTLDISADMDEFAQTNVTVICAGAKSILDLPATLEYLETKGVPVIGYQTKNLPAFFTRDSGLKLPLSADSLEHIANMIRTKWELGLEGGVVVANPIPVEHAMDPAYIDGIIEKAVKEAEEQGIVGKDITPFLLGNIVEKTGGKSLEANIKLVENNARVGAQLAVEYFKNNA; translated from the coding sequence ATGAATAAATATATTGTATTATCACAAGAAGTTCAAGAAGGTATGGCTAAAGGATTGCCAGTAGTTGCGTTAGAATCAACGATTATTTCACATGGTATGCCGTATCCCAAAAATGTTGAAATGGCACGCACAGTAGAACAAATTATTCGTGACAATGGAGCAGTACCAGCGACAATCGCTATTATTGATGGAAAAATTCGAGTTGGGTTATCAAACGAAGAGTTAGAAATGTTTGGTAGTTCAAAAGGTATCGCCAAAGTATCACGTCGTGATATGGCGGATGTATTAGCGTCTGGTAAATTAGGAGCAACAACTGTAGCAACAACGATGATTGGTGCAGAATTAGCGGGCATTAAATTTTTTGTTACCGGTGGTTTAGGAGGTGTTCATCGTGGTTGGGAAACAACGTTGGATATTTCTGCGGATATGGATGAATTTGCGCAAACAAATGTAACTGTCATTTGTGCTGGAGCGAAATCGATTTTAGATTTACCAGCAACTTTGGAATATTTAGAAACAAAAGGTGTACCAGTGATTGGTTACCAAACGAAAAATTTACCAGCGTTCTTTACGCGCGATAGCGGTTTGAAGTTGCCGTTAAGTGCAGATTCTTTAGAACACATTGCCAACATGATTCGTACGAAGTGGGAATTAGGTCTTGAAGGTGGTGTTGTGGTAGCTAACCCAATTCCAGTAGAACACGCAATGGATCCTGCTTACATTGATGGTATTATTGAAAAAGCTGTAAAAGAAGCTGAAGAACAAGGTATTGTCGGTAAAGATATTACACCGTTCTTATTGGGTAATATTGTTGAAAAAACAGGCGGTAAAAGCTTAGAAGCCAATATCAAATTGGTTGAAAACAATGCACGTGTCGGTGCGCAATTAGCCGTAGAATATTTTAAAAACAATGCATAA
- a CDS encoding LysM peptidoglycan-binding domain-containing protein, producing MENNDYDKNLHDQDTVIDEPWSYQFENEEEEQTTRASRHTKTKESGLYSKIIFTVFGLIVAVIAVWALMRGLNLIGGTSQQGSTTPAVPKLVLQSQTTTTAPSSKADEQSTSSTQANQSSSTQSTTSATNNASTQGTYTIVSGDSAYSIASNHGMTVSEFYALNGFSESTLLLPGQTVKVSSGSTTSSRTNTTTPATNNTSVGSYTIQSGDSIYSIAESHGMTPSEFKQLNGLTDDSLLLPGTVVKVNVN from the coding sequence ATGGAAAACAACGATTATGATAAAAATTTACATGATCAAGATACGGTAATTGATGAGCCTTGGTCATATCAATTTGAAAACGAAGAAGAAGAGCAAACAACACGTGCTTCACGTCATACAAAAACAAAAGAATCGGGATTATATAGTAAAATTATCTTTACTGTATTTGGATTAATTGTTGCTGTGATTGCTGTTTGGGCATTAATGCGCGGTTTGAATTTAATCGGTGGAACAAGTCAACAAGGTTCAACAACACCTGCAGTTCCAAAATTAGTTTTACAATCTCAAACCACGACAACAGCACCTTCATCAAAAGCAGATGAACAAAGTACATCAAGTACACAAGCTAATCAATCAAGCAGCACACAATCAACAACAAGTGCAACGAATAACGCAAGTACGCAAGGGACATATACCATTGTTTCTGGAGATAGCGCGTATTCAATCGCATCAAATCACGGCATGACCGTTTCAGAATTTTACGCATTGAATGGTTTTTCAGAATCAACATTGTTATTACCTGGACAAACTGTAAAAGTATCGTCAGGAAGCACAACATCAAGTCGTACAAATACGACAACACCTGCTACAAATAACACTAGTGTTGGAAGTTATACTATCCAATCTGGAGATTCTATTTATAGTATTGCTGAATCTCATGGTATGACCCCATCAGAGTTTAAACAATTGAATGGTTTAACCGATGATTCATTGTTATTGCCTGGTACTGTTGTGAAGGTAAATGTGAACTAA